The following are from one region of the Jatrophihabitans telluris genome:
- a CDS encoding carbohydrate ABC transporter permease encodes MSTSLTSPENISHPLPTETERVGSTVGRRHYGTHLFLIVMSIVWLVPLLWTVYTSLRPKEATDKYGYWSLHGPFGFSNFTKAWKQGGFSHLFMNSVYIAIPSVILTLALASMMAFAVSRFTWKFNLTLLVMFTAGNLLPPQVLAAPLFEMFKHTSLPYSVSDSGTLLNTYYSVILVDTAFQIGFCTFVLSNYMKALPMDLTEAAMVDGASVWVQYTRIILPLCRPAVAALGTLEVIWIYNDFFWPLLFITDGSRQPVTTGINNLQGQFLSNYSLLAAGATLTVIPTLVIYFALQRQFVAGLTLGASKG; translated from the coding sequence GTGTCGACCTCGTTGACCTCGCCGGAGAACATTTCCCATCCGCTACCGACCGAAACCGAACGCGTGGGCAGCACCGTCGGCCGACGGCATTACGGCACCCACCTCTTCCTGATCGTCATGTCGATCGTGTGGCTGGTGCCGCTGTTGTGGACGGTTTACACCTCGCTGCGTCCCAAGGAAGCAACCGACAAGTACGGCTACTGGAGCCTGCACGGACCGTTCGGCTTCTCCAACTTCACCAAGGCGTGGAAGCAGGGTGGGTTCAGCCACCTGTTCATGAACTCCGTCTACATCGCGATCCCCTCGGTGATCCTGACCCTGGCCCTGGCCTCGATGATGGCCTTCGCGGTCAGCCGGTTCACCTGGAAGTTCAACCTCACCCTGCTGGTCATGTTCACGGCGGGCAACCTGTTGCCTCCGCAGGTCCTGGCGGCGCCACTGTTCGAGATGTTCAAGCACACCTCGCTGCCGTACTCGGTGTCGGACTCGGGCACCCTGCTCAACACCTACTACAGCGTCATCCTGGTCGACACGGCGTTCCAGATCGGGTTCTGCACCTTCGTGCTGTCGAACTACATGAAGGCCCTGCCCATGGACCTCACCGAGGCCGCCATGGTGGACGGAGCGAGCGTCTGGGTCCAGTACACGCGAATCATCCTGCCGTTGTGCCGCCCGGCGGTCGCCGCGCTGGGCACCCTGGAAGTCATCTGGATCTACAACGACTTCTTCTGGCCACTGCTGTTCATCACCGACGGCAGCCGGCAGCCGGTGACGACGGGTATCAACAACCTGCAAGGCCAATTCCTGTCGAACTACAGCCTGCTGGCCGCGGGCGCGACGCTCACGGTCATTCCGACGCTGGTCATCTATTTCGCGCTGCAGAGGCAGTTCGTCGCCGGCCTCACGCTGGGGGCGTCGAAGGGCTAG
- a CDS encoding carbohydrate ABC transporter permease codes for MSSDLPLVGVRPDAGERTPARRRKAGNRKVSRLTSRDKVVLGIMVAIPTLIELLLVWLPTGLSIGLSFTKWNGLALSNIRNAGLSNYSFVVHDYPPFWPAVRHNIIWLLFLGFIATPIGLLLAVLLDQKIKGSRIYQSIFFTPVMLSLVLVGVIWQLVYSRDNGILNHLLGTSGKSNAIDWFGDSNVNLWAALVAATWRHAGYIMILYLAGLKGVDPSLREAAAIDGASAVQTFFRVVFPAMRPINIVIVVITIIESLRAFDIVYVINRGTNGLELISALVIQNLVGEGQIIGLGSALAVILLVISLVPIIFYLVRTFRKES; via the coding sequence GTGAGCAGCGACCTACCGTTGGTCGGTGTTCGGCCCGACGCCGGCGAGCGGACTCCCGCTCGCCGGCGCAAGGCCGGAAACCGCAAAGTCTCCAGGCTCACCTCGCGCGACAAGGTCGTGCTGGGAATCATGGTGGCCATCCCGACCCTCATCGAGCTGCTGCTTGTGTGGCTGCCGACGGGCCTGTCGATCGGGTTGTCGTTCACGAAGTGGAACGGCCTAGCTCTCAGCAACATCCGCAACGCCGGACTGTCGAACTACAGCTTCGTGGTGCACGACTACCCGCCGTTCTGGCCGGCGGTCCGGCACAACATCATCTGGCTGTTGTTCCTCGGCTTCATCGCCACCCCGATCGGGCTTCTGCTGGCGGTCCTGCTGGACCAGAAGATCAAGGGCAGCCGGATCTACCAGAGCATCTTCTTCACGCCGGTCATGCTGTCGCTGGTCCTGGTCGGCGTGATCTGGCAGCTGGTCTACTCCCGCGACAACGGCATCCTGAACCACCTGCTGGGGACGTCGGGCAAGTCCAACGCGATCGACTGGTTCGGCGATTCCAACGTCAACCTCTGGGCCGCCCTCGTCGCGGCGACCTGGCGGCACGCCGGCTACATCATGATCCTGTACCTAGCCGGGCTGAAGGGTGTCGACCCGTCACTGCGTGAAGCGGCCGCGATCGACGGCGCCAGCGCGGTCCAGACCTTCTTCCGCGTGGTGTTCCCCGCCATGCGCCCGATCAACATCGTCATCGTCGTCATCACGATCATCGAGTCGCTGCGGGCCTTCGACATCGTCTACGTCATCAACCGCGGCACCAATGGACTGGAACTCATCAGCGCTCTGGTCATTCAGAACCTGGTCGGCGAGGGTCAGATCATCGGTCTGGGTTCCGCGCTCGCGGTGATCCTGCTGGTGATCTCGCTGGTGCCGATCATCTTCTACCTGGTTCGCACCTTCCGGAAGGAGAGCTGA